In Euzebya sp., one DNA window encodes the following:
- a CDS encoding response regulator: MIRVLVVDDQTLVRQGIRSLLELADNVTVVAEADDGDAALEAVEAHHPDVVLLDLRMPGRDGIATMAALRDRGVEVPVLVLTTFDDDDLVLQAIRAGARGYLLKDVTLEQLVGAVRTLAAGQTLVQPAITDRLLRAARGLGTSAGKEGPMTAPVDPLTPRELEVLRLLASGYANREIATALHLAEGTVKNHVSNVLLKLGVRDRTRAVMRALHLGLLGDPDR, encoded by the coding sequence GTGATCCGCGTGCTCGTCGTGGATGACCAGACCCTGGTGCGCCAGGGCATCCGCAGCCTGCTCGAGCTGGCCGACAACGTGACCGTCGTGGCCGAGGCCGACGACGGTGACGCGGCGCTCGAGGCGGTCGAGGCGCACCACCCCGACGTGGTCCTGCTGGACCTGCGCATGCCCGGCCGCGACGGCATCGCCACCATGGCGGCGCTGCGGGACCGGGGGGTGGAGGTGCCGGTGCTGGTCCTGACCACCTTCGACGACGACGACCTGGTGCTGCAGGCCATCCGCGCCGGTGCGAGGGGGTACCTGCTGAAGGACGTCACCCTCGAGCAGCTCGTGGGTGCCGTCCGCACCCTCGCCGCGGGCCAGACCCTCGTGCAACCGGCGATCACCGATCGGCTGCTGCGCGCTGCGCGCGGGCTCGGCACCTCGGCGGGCAAGGAGGGGCCGATGACCGCGCCGGTCGACCCCCTCACCCCCCGCGAGCTCGAGGTCCTGCGCCTGCTGGCCAGCGGGTACGCGAACCGGGAGATCGCCACCGCCCTGCACCTCGCGGAGGGGACGGTGAAGAACCACGTGTCCAACGTCCTCCTGAAGCTCGGTGTCCGCGACCGCACGCGGGCGGTCATGCGGGCCCTGCACCTCGGCCTCCTCGGCGACCCCGACCGGTAG
- a CDS encoding dihydrofolate reductase family protein: MRPLRYSINVTLDGCCHHEAGLPPDEESMRYWTAEVERADALLFGRVTYEMMESAWRRPASGAWPDWVEEWQTPFAEGMDRARKHVVSSTLDEVDWNADLVRGDVVEAVRRLKEEPGEGLWVGGVTLPAALADAGLIDEYEFLVQPVLAGHGPTLLAGLRGRIELELVDRRELRSGAVAMRYRPRPDPA, from the coding sequence ATGAGACCGCTCCGCTACTCGATCAACGTCACCCTCGACGGTTGCTGCCACCACGAGGCGGGGCTGCCCCCGGACGAGGAGTCGATGCGGTACTGGACCGCAGAGGTGGAGCGGGCCGACGCGCTGCTCTTCGGCCGCGTGACGTATGAGATGATGGAGTCGGCGTGGCGGCGGCCGGCCAGCGGCGCGTGGCCGGACTGGGTCGAGGAGTGGCAGACCCCGTTCGCCGAGGGCATGGACCGCGCGCGGAAGCACGTCGTGTCGAGCACGCTCGACGAGGTCGACTGGAACGCCGACCTGGTGCGCGGCGACGTCGTCGAGGCCGTCCGACGGCTGAAGGAGGAGCCGGGCGAGGGGCTGTGGGTCGGTGGCGTCACGCTCCCCGCGGCGCTCGCCGACGCGGGGTTGATCGACGAGTACGAGTTCCTGGTCCAGCCCGTCCTCGCCGGCCACGGGCCGACGCTGCTCGCCGGTCTGCGCGGGCGCATCGAGCTCGAGCTGGTCGATCGCCGCGAGCTGCGGTCCGGTGCGGTGGCCATGCGCTACCGGCCCCGGCCGGACCCCGCCTGA
- a CDS encoding dihydrofolate reductase family protein yields MRIVFMTFTSLDGVTQGPGSPDEDTSGGFDRGGWFVPFLDDTFLGIVEGWADAADAYLFGRRTYTAFAEAWPNMPDPDDPVARSLNGCHKYVVSGTLDDTEATWGPATVLRGDVVAAVRALKAQTGGELQIHGSTTLGRSMLDAGLVDELRLVCAPVVVGDGRRLFERSDHATGLRLLDLAATPGGLAVQTYAVDGPATTGSYHPAARS; encoded by the coding sequence ATGCGCATCGTGTTCATGACGTTCACCTCCCTCGACGGGGTCACTCAGGGTCCTGGATCCCCCGACGAGGACACCAGCGGCGGCTTCGACCGGGGCGGGTGGTTCGTCCCCTTCCTCGACGACACCTTCCTCGGCATCGTGGAGGGCTGGGCGGACGCCGCCGACGCGTACCTGTTCGGCCGTCGCACCTACACCGCGTTCGCCGAGGCGTGGCCGAACATGCCGGACCCCGATGACCCGGTCGCCCGGAGCCTCAACGGCTGCCACAAGTACGTGGTGTCAGGCACCTTGGACGACACGGAGGCCACGTGGGGGCCGGCGACGGTGCTCCGCGGCGACGTCGTCGCTGCGGTCAGGGCGCTGAAGGCGCAGACGGGCGGGGAGCTGCAGATCCACGGCAGCACCACGCTGGGCCGTTCGATGCTCGATGCCGGGTTGGTCGACGAGCTCCGGCTCGTCTGCGCCCCCGTGGTCGTCGGTGACGGCCGCCGGCTCTTCGAGCGGTCCGATCACGCCACCGGCTTGCGCCTCCTCGATCTGGCTGCGACGCCAGGCGGTCTCGCCGTGCAGACCTACGCCGTCGACGGACCGGCGACCACCGGCTCGTACCATCCCGCGGCTCGGTCCTGA
- a CDS encoding ArsR/SmtB family transcription factor has translation MRALADPTRRDIVARTMREERSVGDLAAAYPMSFAAVQRHVAVLEEAGLVVKRPAHRHRFVRARPDALDEVQQALSDLRDQWHERVERMHDVLDGGGER, from the coding sequence TTGCGCGCCCTCGCCGACCCGACACGCCGCGACATCGTCGCGCGCACGATGCGCGAGGAGCGCTCGGTCGGCGATCTCGCCGCCGCGTACCCGATGAGCTTCGCCGCCGTGCAGCGCCACGTGGCGGTCCTCGAAGAGGCCGGACTCGTGGTCAAGCGACCCGCGCACCGGCACCGGTTCGTCCGGGCCCGCCCGGACGCCCTCGACGAGGTCCAGCAGGCCCTCAGCGATCTCCGCGACCAGTGGCACGAGCGGGTCGAGCGGATGCACGACGTGCTCGACGGAGGGGGCGAGCGATGA
- a CDS encoding SRPBCC domain-containing protein → MRSRIDGAARAAVVVTEFDRPAEAVWSLFSDPLALARWWGPPGMPMAVEHHDLRPGGRVEITVQTPAGEVRGRWTVHEVVPPHLLRFTFTSDGLDVTEITVEISDAGGSRTAMEVTAHFTSEEAMRHAVHIGFVEGLARSCATAHDVTGVM, encoded by the coding sequence GTGCGCTCACGCATCGACGGCGCGGCTCGGGCGGCGGTCGTCGTCACCGAGTTCGATCGCCCGGCCGAGGCGGTGTGGTCGCTGTTCTCGGACCCGCTGGCGCTCGCCCGGTGGTGGGGTCCACCCGGGATGCCGATGGCGGTGGAGCACCACGATCTGCGCCCGGGCGGACGCGTCGAGATCACGGTGCAGACGCCGGCTGGCGAGGTGCGAGGCCGGTGGACGGTCCACGAGGTCGTCCCGCCCCACCTCCTGCGGTTCACCTTCACGAGCGACGGGCTCGACGTGACCGAGATCACCGTCGAGATCTCCGACGCCGGAGGGTCGCGGACGGCGATGGAGGTCACCGCGCACTTCACGTCCGAGGAGGCGATGCGGCACGCCGTGCACATCGGGTTCGTCGAGGGTCTCGCCCGATCCTGCGCCACCGCACACGATGTCACCGGAGTCATGTGA